In the Desulforhopalus sp. genome, one interval contains:
- a CDS encoding DUF4340 domain-containing protein has product MYRTIQIATALLLVQLGLVVALQFAGTGKDQPAANVPLLGFAPEAVTSLTITGPENDRVLLQKSGNGWVLPEYFNAPASASQVSAVLARLAGLKQGIAVATTAGAGKRFKVADDLFQRHVVIKAGESVVGDLYAGTSPGFRQIHVRKAGSENVVAVELSTFELETKALQWLDKNMFTVKEEDIEALAIADLVLEKKDAAWQLAGLSEGETTDAKAAADLLAKVAGLTVQAVVDPQAAKALFGGPPALQFTITRKGGGKAEYRLAKAEGDYYVLKHSERDLYCKVHSLPVDSLQKVNRDSLISRAQTAGPEQAAEKGK; this is encoded by the coding sequence ATGTACAGGACGATACAGATAGCTACTGCCCTGCTTTTGGTCCAGCTGGGCCTGGTGGTGGCCCTGCAATTTGCCGGTACCGGCAAGGACCAGCCGGCAGCCAACGTGCCGCTTCTCGGGTTTGCCCCAGAAGCGGTGACCAGTTTGACAATCACCGGTCCGGAGAATGACCGGGTTCTCTTGCAAAAGAGCGGTAATGGCTGGGTCCTTCCGGAGTATTTCAACGCCCCGGCCAGTGCCAGCCAGGTTTCGGCGGTTTTGGCAAGACTTGCCGGACTGAAACAGGGCATCGCCGTCGCCACGACTGCCGGAGCCGGTAAACGATTCAAGGTTGCCGATGATCTTTTTCAACGTCATGTGGTCATCAAGGCCGGGGAAAGTGTCGTGGGAGACCTGTATGCCGGCACCTCACCGGGCTTTCGCCAGATCCACGTCAGAAAAGCCGGGTCGGAAAACGTCGTGGCGGTGGAGCTCAGCACCTTTGAACTGGAGACCAAGGCCCTGCAATGGCTTGATAAAAACATGTTCACGGTAAAGGAAGAGGACATTGAGGCCCTTGCCATTGCCGACTTGGTTTTGGAGAAAAAGGATGCGGCCTGGCAGCTGGCGGGACTTTCAGAAGGCGAGACAACCGATGCCAAGGCGGCGGCCGACTTGCTGGCCAAGGTGGCCGGATTGACGGTGCAGGCGGTTGTTGATCCGCAGGCAGCAAAGGCCCTCTTTGGCGGTCCCCCGGCCTTGCAGTTCACCATAACCCGCAAGGGTGGCGGCAAGGCGGAATATCGTCTTGCTAAGGCGGAGGGGGATTACTACGTCCTGAAACATTCCGAACGCGATTTGTACTGCAAGGTTCATTCCCTGCCGGTGGACAGTCTGCAGAAGGTCAACCGCGATTCCCTGATCAGCCGGGCACAGACGGCAGGGCCGGAACAGGCAGCGGAAAAGGGCAAATAA
- a CDS encoding MBOAT family protein yields the protein MIFSSILFLYLFLPVVLILYFSVGYKFRNLILLSASLLFYAWGELGYVLLMLFSITVNWIIGLGIERTKTQPRVCRFVLGAGIAANLALLGFFKYGNFFADNINTVLALTSLGTIAVASIHLPIGISFFTFQALSYIIDVYRNHAKVQHRPDHLALYISLFPQLIAGPIVRYSDVALQIVKRTVSVEDFQYGIQRFVLGLGKKILIANSMGAVADQIFSLPSETLPAGLLWLGMLTYTLQIYYDFSGYSDMAIGLGRMFGFHFLENFNYPYSATSIQDFWRRWHISLSTWFRDYLYIPLGGNRKGTARTYCNLLIVFTLCGFWHGANWTFIIWGLYHGLFLALERWQLGKVLSVLPRFVQHIYTAAVFMVGWVFFRAESLPEALRFLSGLWRFDAPPYLDAQLFAAINMQFYIALAAGILFAFPVLPSILGRLQQIGDTGATPQRYLVASLTSIVPAIWMMLIIVYSSAQLISGTHNPFLYFRF from the coding sequence ATGATTTTTAGTTCCATCCTCTTTCTCTATCTTTTTCTTCCTGTTGTCCTCATCCTCTATTTTTCGGTGGGGTACAAATTTCGTAATCTCATTCTTCTCAGCGCCAGCCTTCTTTTTTATGCCTGGGGTGAATTGGGGTACGTACTGCTGATGCTGTTCTCAATTACCGTCAACTGGATTATCGGCCTGGGGATAGAAAGGACCAAAACCCAGCCTCGGGTCTGCCGCTTCGTTCTCGGTGCCGGTATTGCAGCCAACCTGGCGTTGTTGGGATTTTTTAAATACGGTAATTTCTTCGCTGACAATATCAATACCGTTCTTGCTTTGACCTCTTTAGGCACAATTGCTGTCGCCTCCATTCATCTCCCCATTGGCATCTCCTTTTTTACCTTTCAGGCTCTCAGCTATATTATTGATGTTTATCGAAATCATGCCAAGGTGCAGCATCGCCCCGACCATCTGGCCCTGTATATCTCCCTGTTCCCGCAACTGATAGCCGGACCGATCGTTCGATACAGCGATGTCGCGCTGCAGATTGTCAAACGAACCGTTTCCGTTGAAGATTTTCAATACGGTATCCAGCGCTTCGTTCTTGGCCTCGGTAAAAAGATTCTCATCGCCAATTCCATGGGCGCCGTTGCCGACCAAATATTCTCGTTACCGAGTGAAACCCTGCCGGCCGGCCTGCTCTGGCTTGGAATGCTCACCTACACCCTGCAGATTTACTACGATTTCTCCGGGTATTCGGATATGGCAATAGGTCTTGGGCGAATGTTCGGCTTTCATTTCCTCGAAAACTTCAACTACCCCTACAGTGCCACATCCATACAAGATTTCTGGCGGCGCTGGCACATCTCCCTTTCCACCTGGTTCCGGGATTATCTGTATATCCCTCTCGGCGGCAATCGTAAGGGAACCGCCAGAACCTATTGTAATTTATTGATCGTTTTCACCCTCTGCGGATTTTGGCATGGTGCCAACTGGACCTTTATTATCTGGGGCTTATACCACGGCTTGTTTCTTGCCTTGGAACGGTGGCAGCTGGGCAAGGTATTGAGTGTCCTCCCCCGTTTTGTTCAACATATTTATACAGCCGCAGTATTTATGGTTGGCTGGGTCTTTTTCCGGGCGGAGTCACTCCCTGAAGCTTTGCGATTCCTTTCGGGGCTTTGGCGCTTCGATGCTCCTCCCTATCTCGACGCCCAGCTTTTTGCCGCGATCAATATGCAGTTCTATATCGCCCTTGCAGCCGGAATTCTCTTTGCCTTTCCAGTCCTACCGTCGATTCTCGGACGGTTGCAACAAATCGGCGATACAGGTGCCACCCCGCAACGGTATCTCGTGGCCTCTCTCACTTCGATTGTTCCAGCGATCTGGATGATGCTGATCATCGTTTACAGTTCAGCGCAATTAATCAGCGGCACCCACAATCCTTTTCTCTATTTCAGGTTTTAG
- the queC gene encoding 7-cyano-7-deazaguanine synthase QueC, whose protein sequence is MKTIVVCSGGLDSVTLAHKVAAEKQLVGLVSFLYGQRHKKEVDFAGQCARRLGVQHLQVDIGHLGALLSGSALTDTVSVPDGHYAEETMKLTIVPNRNAIMLTIAYGIAAARGAEAVATAVHDGDHFIYPDCRPGFIKAMQAMQDLALEGLAQITLYTPFLHATKAEIVTTGQRLAVPFASTWSCYKGGEIHCGRCGTCVERQEAFALAGVADPTAYADGRYWREAVARAQGVA, encoded by the coding sequence ATGAAAACCATTGTTGTCTGCTCCGGCGGACTTGACTCCGTCACCCTTGCCCATAAGGTTGCCGCCGAAAAACAGCTCGTCGGTCTCGTTTCCTTCCTCTACGGCCAGCGCCACAAAAAAGAAGTCGATTTTGCCGGCCAGTGTGCCAGGCGCCTCGGCGTTCAGCACCTGCAGGTCGATATCGGCCATCTGGGGGCACTGCTCAGCGGCTCGGCCCTCACCGATACGGTCTCCGTTCCCGACGGTCACTACGCCGAGGAGACCATGAAGCTCACCATCGTCCCCAATCGCAATGCCATCATGCTGACCATCGCCTACGGCATAGCCGCGGCGCGGGGGGCGGAGGCGGTCGCCACAGCGGTGCACGACGGCGACCATTTCATCTATCCCGACTGCCGGCCGGGGTTTATCAAGGCCATGCAAGCCATGCAGGACCTTGCCCTGGAAGGCCTGGCGCAGATCACTCTGTATACACCCTTTCTGCACGCAACCAAGGCGGAAATCGTCACCACCGGCCAGCGCTTGGCGGTGCCCTTTGCCAGTACCTGGTCATGCTATAAGGGCGGCGAGATCCACTGCGGACGTTGCGGCACCTGCGTCGAGCGGCAGGAGGCCTTTGCCCTCGCCGGGGTTGCCGATCCTACCGCATACGCCGATGGCCGGTACTGGCGGGAAGCCGTCGCCCGGGCTCAAGGGGTGGCGTAG
- a CDS encoding 6-pyruvoyl tetrahydropterin synthase family protein: MYTINKEFAFSASHQLLGLPDGHPCARLHGHNYTVQVELQASELNAYGFVRDYRELVAFKDYLEEEIDHRHLNDLFGDDSVTAEKLARRFFTWCKDRWPEVSAVRVSETPKTWAEYRP, translated from the coding sequence ATGTATACCATCAATAAAGAATTTGCTTTTTCCGCCTCCCACCAGCTGCTGGGCTTGCCCGATGGCCATCCCTGCGCCCGGCTGCACGGGCACAACTACACTGTTCAAGTTGAGTTACAGGCCTCCGAGCTCAACGCCTACGGCTTTGTCCGCGATTACCGTGAGTTGGTCGCCTTTAAGGACTATCTTGAAGAAGAGATCGATCACCGCCACCTCAACGACCTGTTTGGCGACGACTCGGTGACGGCGGAAAAGTTGGCCAGGCGGTTTTTCACCTGGTGCAAGGACCGCTGGCCGGAGGTTTCGGCGGTGCGGGTCAGTGAGACGCCGAAAACCTGGGCGGAATACCGGCCGTGA
- the queE gene encoding 7-carboxy-7-deazaguanine synthase QueE yields the protein MKGSPGITICEIFGPTVQGEGPLIGLPTVFVRTGGCDYRCRWCDTAYAVDGAFRGDWRTLSAEEILAEVRRLSGGQPLTVTLSGGNPALQPLAGLLELGRASGYRFAMETQGSIVQPWFADLAVLTLSPKPPSSGMATDWQKLADCVASAGKAALSLKLVVEDEDDYQYARRVAAQFPSLPVTLQPCNIIKPGTAEQAAHEDDGDLDRLRRLVARVLEDRWYGARVLPQLHVLLWGNKRGR from the coding sequence GTGAAAGGTTCTCCGGGTATCACCATCTGCGAAATTTTTGGGCCAACGGTCCAGGGCGAGGGCCCGCTCATCGGTCTGCCGACGGTCTTTGTCCGCACCGGCGGTTGCGATTACCGCTGCCGTTGGTGCGACACTGCCTATGCGGTGGATGGGGCTTTTCGCGGCGATTGGCGGACTCTGTCGGCTGAAGAAATTCTTGCCGAGGTGCGGCGCCTCTCAGGCGGACAACCTTTGACGGTCACTCTTTCCGGCGGTAACCCCGCCCTCCAGCCGCTGGCCGGCCTGCTGGAACTCGGCAGGGCATCTGGTTACCGCTTTGCCATGGAGACCCAGGGCAGTATCGTCCAGCCGTGGTTTGCCGATCTGGCGGTGCTGACCCTCAGCCCGAAACCGCCTTCCAGCGGCATGGCAACCGATTGGCAGAAACTGGCAGACTGCGTTGCCTCAGCAGGCAAGGCGGCCCTGTCTCTGAAACTGGTTGTGGAGGATGAAGACGATTACCAGTATGCCCGCCGGGTGGCGGCGCAGTTTCCCAGCCTGCCGGTGACTCTCCAGCCCTGCAATATCATCAAACCTGGGACTGCAGAACAAGCCGCTCACGAAGATGACGGAGACCTTGACCGTTTACGCCGGCTGGTCGCGCGAGTACTCGAAGACCGCTGGTACGGTGCCAGAGTCCTGCCGCAGCTGCATGTCCTTCTCTGGGGCAATAAACGCGGGCGATAA
- the queF gene encoding preQ(1) synthase, translating into MTQETIYSNLTQLGGKTALPQRPEEAVLERVPNPQQGIAYLVRFTAPEFTSLCPITGQPDFAHLVLDYLPGDWLVESKSLKLFLGSYRNHGAFHEDCTVGIARRLIDCIAPKWLRLGGYWYPRGGMPIDVFFQTGEPPKGLWVPEQGVANYRGRG; encoded by the coding sequence ATGACCCAGGAAACAATCTACAGCAATCTCACCCAACTGGGCGGCAAGACGGCTCTGCCGCAGCGCCCGGAAGAGGCGGTTCTCGAAAGGGTGCCCAATCCGCAACAGGGGATCGCCTATCTCGTACGCTTTACCGCCCCGGAGTTCACCTCCCTCTGCCCAATCACCGGACAGCCCGATTTTGCCCATCTGGTACTCGACTACCTGCCCGGTGACTGGCTGGTGGAAAGCAAATCCCTAAAACTGTTTCTCGGTTCGTACCGCAATCACGGCGCCTTTCATGAGGATTGCACAGTCGGTATCGCCCGCCGCCTCATTGACTGCATCGCCCCCAAGTGGCTGCGCCTCGGTGGCTATTGGTATCCTCGGGGTGGGATGCCCATCGATGTCTTCTTCCAGACCGGCGAGCCTCCCAAGGGCCTGTGGGTGCCCGAGCAAGGCGTTGCCAACTACCGGGGAAGAGGGTAA
- a CDS encoding translation initiation factor Sui1: MAIDKSKGAPIVYSTEHGRICPDCAKPVGACLCRQNKPVIPAKGGIKVGRETKGRKGKGVTTISGLPLDDAAIEALAKDLKKRCGSGGTVKEGIIEIQGDHRDFLLEELAKRGWQAKRSGG, from the coding sequence GTGGCCATCGACAAAAGCAAGGGAGCGCCTATCGTGTATTCGACCGAGCATGGGCGGATCTGTCCCGACTGCGCCAAGCCGGTCGGCGCCTGCCTATGCCGACAAAATAAACCGGTGATCCCGGCAAAAGGCGGCATCAAGGTTGGCCGGGAAACCAAAGGCAGGAAGGGTAAAGGGGTAACAACAATCAGCGGGCTACCTCTTGATGACGCTGCGATCGAGGCTTTGGCCAAGGATCTGAAAAAGCGTTGCGGCTCGGGGGGGACTGTCAAAGAAGGAATCATTGAGATTCAGGGCGATCACCGTGACTTTCTCCTCGAAGAGTTGGCCAAACGTGGCTGGCAGGCCAAACGGAGCGGGGGATGA
- a CDS encoding YwbE family protein has protein sequence MNGKDRAGIRIGSEVAIVLKEDQGTGTLTRGRVQAILTKSPTHPHGIKVRLASGAVGRVKEILGVEVGKPPS, from the coding sequence ATGAACGGCAAGGATCGCGCAGGTATCAGGATCGGTTCGGAGGTGGCAATTGTCCTGAAGGAAGATCAAGGCACCGGGACCTTGACCCGAGGCCGGGTGCAGGCCATTCTCACCAAGTCGCCGACCCACCCGCACGGCATCAAGGTTCGACTGGCAAGCGGTGCGGTCGGCAGGGTTAAAGAGATCTTGGGGGTGGAAGTCGGCAAGCCCCCTTCGTGA
- a CDS encoding tetratricopeptide repeat protein, producing MARITLTLLGIVFFLSGCGVKYNIQGEYYMQQGDFGGGRQAFEKVLKKDPTNPTALHFYGRFLLAQNRAKAALPYLEKAVAGNPGDSSYHFWLGVAYGENGARGKERESYQEALRLDKQNVQALTYLGNSFLQGGELEKGLTSYQRALEIWPENSQALYNRALILRKLNRESEERQAWLLYLQSFPDGVFAQLATDRLNSLEDFSYRNYQLGLRTLTLTEIGFLPLSATLSAAALPSLDLLGGTVAAMEKGTLQIVVYQQNNLQLAKMRAMSIRDYLESQFPKLQVPSRIRISWFDVPEEITVLDKKLVRKESVQFFLSDIGKSKQGAGKEGVAKEEAKTISQKKTRMK from the coding sequence ATGGCCCGAATCACGTTGACATTACTAGGGATCGTATTTTTTTTGTCCGGCTGTGGCGTGAAATATAATATTCAAGGTGAATATTATATGCAGCAGGGTGACTTCGGCGGAGGCCGGCAAGCCTTCGAAAAAGTCCTGAAAAAAGACCCCACCAACCCCACGGCTCTCCACTTTTATGGGCGTTTTCTTCTGGCGCAAAATAGGGCAAAGGCGGCACTGCCGTACCTGGAAAAAGCGGTGGCGGGTAATCCAGGTGACAGCAGTTACCATTTCTGGCTTGGAGTGGCATACGGCGAAAATGGTGCACGCGGCAAAGAGAGGGAGAGTTATCAGGAGGCCCTGCGCCTTGATAAACAAAACGTCCAGGCCCTGACCTATCTCGGTAATTCCTTTTTGCAGGGGGGGGAACTTGAGAAAGGCCTTACCAGCTATCAGCGGGCTCTGGAAATTTGGCCGGAAAACTCCCAGGCATTGTATAATCGCGCCTTAATCCTCAGGAAGCTGAATAGGGAGTCGGAGGAGAGACAGGCCTGGTTGTTGTATCTGCAGTCCTTCCCGGATGGGGTCTTCGCCCAACTGGCTACCGACCGGCTGAACAGCCTCGAAGATTTTTCCTACCGCAATTATCAATTAGGCTTGCGAACCCTCACCCTCACCGAAATCGGTTTCCTTCCTCTTTCCGCTACATTGTCAGCGGCAGCCCTTCCTTCCCTCGATCTTCTTGGGGGTACAGTTGCAGCAATGGAAAAGGGCACATTGCAAATTGTCGTCTACCAGCAAAACAATTTGCAATTGGCAAAAATGCGGGCGATGAGCATTCGTGACTACCTCGAGTCGCAGTTCCCGAAGTTGCAGGTGCCGTCACGTATTCGCATCAGTTGGTTCGATGTTCCCGAGGAAATCACTGTGCTCGACAAAAAGCTGGTACGCAAGGAGTCTGTACAGTTTTTCCTCTCCGATATAGGCAAGAGCAAACAGGGAGCCGGCAAAGAAGGGGTGGCCAAAGAGGAGGCAAAAACGATCTCGCAAAAAAAAACCCGGATGAAGTGA
- a CDS encoding RNA polymerase sigma factor — MNLSDEEIVDGVLAGEKELYAVLVERYQRPVFNLMYRYSVNTETAADLTQEVFVRGYDRLRSFRSGENFFPWLYALAVNHANDWSRKRSRTRMKLAAYGQHLELHEKLTDQQTAFESKEAAELIDGALAELPVEVRELLIFRYRHERSIREAAEVFKISESAVKMRIKRGLDELQQRVQRAGLVA; from the coding sequence ATGAACCTTTCAGATGAAGAAATAGTCGACGGGGTCTTGGCGGGGGAGAAGGAGCTCTATGCGGTGCTGGTGGAACGCTACCAGCGCCCGGTGTTTAACCTTATGTATCGATACTCCGTAAATACCGAAACAGCGGCGGATCTTACCCAGGAGGTGTTTGTCCGGGGCTATGATCGACTGCGATCATTTCGTTCGGGGGAAAACTTTTTCCCTTGGCTATATGCACTTGCCGTCAATCATGCCAACGACTGGAGCCGCAAGAGATCAAGGACCAGGATGAAGCTGGCGGCCTATGGACAACACCTTGAACTCCATGAAAAACTAACTGACCAACAGACCGCATTTGAGTCAAAAGAGGCGGCGGAGCTTATTGACGGAGCACTTGCCGAATTGCCGGTTGAGGTGAGGGAGTTGTTGATCTTCCGTTATCGGCATGAGCGATCGATCCGGGAGGCCGCTGAGGTTTTTAAGATATCGGAAAGTGCGGTCAAGATGCGGATTAAACGAGGCCTCGACGAACTGCAGCAGAGAGTGCAAAGGGCGGGTTTAGTAGCCTAG
- a CDS encoding tetratricopeptide repeat protein translates to MENRHSDRDTLEKLLAKTREPEAPPWLLTRIMAELDDRQPSFLRRIWTWWRLPGSIRLAPGWLAVSAVITLAAFWAGGLYERQKLIAENPAGKVALSLLADDAEANYLIGRGMLAAGHGDQALVFLGQAVRQKPGVAEFAHWQGVAYSTVGQMEKERQSYLYSVQEQPGYLPSLINLGHSYLENGEYHKALAQYEKVLQIVPADEVALYNRALSYYLMGDLTQAKQAFIGYLAQHRTGKWALRALAHLHRLGDFIYRSYPIGGSTVVVNSQDLLFGDAPSRQREARRVAEVASRVTDSELQVVVYYQGDKIAAKETAKALQEQLSIYLPGDQATRIKISWFDVAEQFEDASGTERWLATGLLIFTTPTENSKRRNSI, encoded by the coding sequence ATGGAAAACAGGCATTCTGACAGAGACACACTCGAAAAGCTTCTCGCTAAAACCCGGGAGCCGGAGGCGCCGCCTTGGCTCCTGACCAGGATAATGGCTGAACTGGACGACCGGCAACCATCTTTTTTGCGGCGAATTTGGACATGGTGGCGCCTTCCCGGATCTATTCGCCTGGCACCCGGCTGGCTGGCTGTCAGCGCGGTTATCACCCTTGCCGCTTTTTGGGCAGGAGGCTTGTATGAACGCCAAAAACTCATCGCTGAAAACCCTGCAGGCAAGGTGGCATTGTCGCTTTTGGCGGACGATGCCGAGGCCAACTACCTTATCGGCAGGGGAATGCTGGCGGCCGGTCATGGTGACCAGGCCCTGGTTTTTCTCGGACAGGCGGTGCGACAGAAACCTGGGGTGGCAGAGTTTGCCCATTGGCAGGGGGTAGCCTATTCGACTGTCGGCCAGATGGAAAAAGAGCGGCAGAGTTATCTGTATTCCGTTCAGGAGCAGCCGGGATATCTGCCGTCGCTCATCAATCTTGGTCATAGCTACTTGGAAAATGGTGAATACCACAAGGCTCTGGCGCAGTATGAAAAGGTACTTCAAATTGTCCCAGCTGATGAAGTAGCTCTTTATAATCGGGCTCTTAGCTATTATTTGATGGGGGATCTTACCCAGGCAAAACAGGCATTCATCGGCTATCTTGCGCAGCACCGCACCGGGAAATGGGCCCTTCGAGCGCTCGCCCATTTGCATCGCTTAGGCGATTTTATTTACCGCAGCTACCCAATAGGCGGCAGTACCGTGGTGGTTAACAGTCAAGATCTGTTGTTTGGGGATGCGCCAAGCAGGCAGCGGGAGGCAAGGCGGGTTGCTGAGGTCGCTTCCAGGGTAACAGACAGTGAGCTGCAGGTGGTGGTTTATTATCAAGGTGACAAAATTGCAGCCAAAGAAACAGCAAAGGCCTTACAGGAGCAGTTGTCCATATATTTGCCAGGAGATCAGGCCACCCGGATCAAGATTAGTTGGTTTGATGTTGCCGAGCAATTTGAGGACGCCAGTGGAACGGAGCGGTGGCTGGCGACCGGATTGCTGATTTTCACTACGCCAACGGAAAATTCGAAGAGGAGGAACTCAATATGA